tatgtataaccCTTTATCTGTctggattagttttaagtggcacatacaaccgttaggtgaacaaaactagcaACAtaatgcaagagtataaaaaaaatgtaattgttctgtatataaaaaattggtaTTATGTATGCAAATTCCAAAGAatgcaaaatgtttgcaaatgtttgattttaattctaatattaaacctttatacatacaaacatttcaaCCATACGTAAAGTTTATTACAACTaacttaagaaaataaataatttctgttATTTCAGTGCATTCACTACTCATGAAGAATACATAGTCttcatataatttaattgtaatacTCCAACGGACTTGTCAAAGCTACATCAGGTCGGTAACCAGGTATCCGATCTATGTCCTCATTTGAAGAATGGTCCTCGACATCATTCCCCTTAATAACTTCATTGTGATGATCATCATCACTATCGTTAAATACTTCATCGTCATTTTCATCGTTAACATTATCGCCTAAATCGTTTGCGTCGTCGTAGTCCTCATAAAAGTCATCATTATTCCTCATATTGTCATTGAGCAAGTGATCGGCTCTATCATGGCTATCATCAGCACGTGATTCACTATCAACTTCATCATCGAGCTCATAATCATCAAATTCACTATCTTGAAGCGATTCGTGTTGTTTGACCAGTGGAGCGATGCGTATGCCGAGTGGATGGCTTACtatggaaaaataatataaaacagagttgcattaaaaaatacaagaaatacatataaaatgaaACTTACCACACGAATGAAGTTctgttatcaaaaataaaaccacaCTCCACTTAAAGCACTGCATTGCTCTCTTTCAATATACACTTTTTTAGTGAAGAATTAGAAAAGGCTTAATGCGTTTGCTTATGAAAATCCCTACTCCGATCAATGGTCGCAATCAACTGAGCGGCGCGAATGGCTAAGTCACGGTTTATATAAGTATGATAGTCATAAATATTCAGCCATTTTGGTCGCTAGTTTAgtaactaaaataattatatatatacttaaaggAAACAGCCAAAATAGCAGacgaaagatttaaaaattatgaaatcacTGAAACTTGGAGTTCAATTgataactatacatatatatacatacacacattaaaAGATTATTGGAATATACTAGTAAGTATCATAAAAAAGTAATGAtgtaaaaaaacgaaaagaaacacaaaaacaaaaaagtatgattagaactttttatcgaaaccAAAACCAACCAAAAAGAATGTGGCATAAAGAACccgaaataaaatgcaaaaacaattaaGGCAAATAAGAACGAgataaaatagtaaataatagCAAACACTATGttctaaaagaaaatatacagaCCGTTGTGTTATAGtcaataaactttaatttaatatgcatattCGTATAAATCGACTTTTATTTGTGACATTTTCTTTGTTCAAAGAACAAATTACTATAAGCACTGAACGTTTCAGAAACAAATTTCTCCTATTTTggtaaatcaaaaaagaaaagccTACCCCTCCTCCTTTTGCCATTAGAATGAAGTTTGTGGTTTAAgtctctcgcaacatgttgctacagagtatataaTCTAACATGCCAACAAAActctattaatcgaaaacttataaattacGATAACTAAGCCGGAAGTTAAGATAAAAAACTGTAATGTGGTACAATgaattgcaataataatattttaaaaagtgttcATGGCTCCGcgccctaataggtttaatgtatataagtTACGTCCCTTTAAGTTATAGGGactaaaaaaaaggtattttgtttttattcggACAGTATAGAacttaaattaacatttttaattgattGACTTTTATACTACTTACAactatgataaattgcttactAAAGTATTCTTaataaatttagcaaaaataatAGGAATTCGATTTCCCGTTTACAAGTTTATTTAATGCAG
The sequence above is drawn from the Bactrocera oleae isolate idBacOlea1 chromosome 5, idBacOlea1, whole genome shotgun sequence genome and encodes:
- the LOC118682573 gene encoding origin recognition complex subunit 5, coding for MQCFKWSVVLFLITELHSCVSHPLGIRIAPLVKQHESLQDSEFDDYELDDEVDSESRADDSHDRADHLLNDNMRNNDDFYEDYDDANDLGDNVNDENDDEVFNDSDDDHHNEVIKGNDVEDHSSNEDIDRIPGYRPDVALTSPLEYYN